A section of the Humulus lupulus chromosome 2, drHumLupu1.1, whole genome shotgun sequence genome encodes:
- the LOC133815314 gene encoding uncharacterized protein LOC133815314 has protein sequence MVREEPLEEENVDPIPPPQPARRVIWDEDELDPWIGSDRKLEPTEEVEEVCISDNDQTRVIRVRRHLNSKVKAAIISWVKENQDVLAWSHSDMNRINCNFVCHTLNIDVNATPVRQKQRPLGAERAEALKLPVEKLSSINFIWEVLYPIWLANPVLVPKLNGMWRTCNDFTDLNKPCPKDCFPLPRINQMVDATSGYEDVPEPIEKEHGGLHKRHADDLAEAFAIIRKYGKKLNPKKCTFGVASEKFLGFIVSSRGIEANPDKIWALFEMPSPQKHKDVQSLTGRIAALSHFVSKSTDKCIPFFNILCESQRFEWTTKCEEAFHKLKEHLA, from the exons ATGGTTCGTGAAGAGCCTCTTGAAGAGGAAAATGTTGATCCAATTCCACCCCCACAACCAGCACGGAGGGTGATCTGGGATGAGGATGAATTGGACCCGTGGATAGGATCAGATAGGAAATTAGAACCCACAGAGGAGGTGgaagaggtgtgcattagtgacaacGACCAGACCAGAGTAATCCGAGTCAGGAGGCACCTGAACTCGAAGGTCAAGGCTGCCATAATTTCCTGGGtaaaagagaaccaggatgtcttggcctggtctcactcggaTATGAACAGGATCAACTGCAATTTCGTATGTCACACCTTAAACATTGACGTAAATGCAACTCCGGTCCGACAGAAGCAAAGACCTCTAGGGGCGGagagggcagaggccctcaaatTACCAGTTGAGAAGTtatcctcgatcaacttcatttgGGAGGTCTTGTATCCCATTTggctagccaatccggtgttagTACCAAAGCTGAACGGGATGTGGAGAACTTGCAACGACTTCACTGACCTTAACAAgccctgcccaaaagattgcttccctctgCCCCGGATcaaccagatggtggatgctacatcagGTTATGAG GATGTTCCGGAACCAATTgagaaggaacatggaggtctacataaaCGACATGCAGATGATTTGGCAGAAGCATTTGCCATCATTCGGAAGTATGGGAAGAAGTTGAaccccaaaaaatgcacctttggCGTGGCGTCTGAGAAGttcttgggcttcatagtaagctcaaggggaatagaagccaacccggacAAGATCTGGGCATTGTTCGAGATGCCTTCGCCTCaaaagcacaaagatgttcaaagcttgacgggAAGAATAGCGGCTTTAAGCCACTTCGTCTcaaaatccacagacaagtgcatccctttcttcaatataCTTTGCGAAAGCCAGAGGTTCGAATGGACGACCAagtgtgaagaggccttccaTAAGTTAAAGGAGCATCTGGCCTAA